The Malus domestica chromosome 06, GDT2T_hap1 genome has a segment encoding these proteins:
- the LOC103438198 gene encoding serine/threonine-protein phosphatase 7-like: protein MLDVLQKIVCLSSMAILLVWKVFLPKSVYILRGNHESKYYNSIYGFEKELLAKYGDKGDDVYQKCFGCFKCLPLTSIIGKYVYTAHGGLFRSTTAYLKKSKGKKKRKISFNPELSITLSLGIFEELNKAQRMVLDPPSEGSNLIPGDVLWSDPSMDPGLSLNQLRGAGLLWGPDCTEEFLKKFQLKLIIRSHEGPDARKKRPGLGLMDNGFTIDHVVESGKLITLFSAPDYPQFQATEDRYRNKGAYIVLEPPTFDNPVIRSFEAVTPRPQATPFYDFEDLSDSDQESDSGAMETTP, encoded by the exons ATGCTAGATGTCCTTCAGAAAATCGTTTGTTTGTCTTCAATGGCGATTTTATTGGTGTGGAAGGTATTTTTGCCCAAAAGCGTTTATATTCTTAGAGGAAATCATGAATCCAAATACTATAATTCCATTTATGGATTTGAGAAGGAACTGTTGGCAAAGTATGGAGACAAAGGGGATGATGTTTACCAAAAATGTTTTGGGTGCTTTAAGTGTCTCCCTTTGACATCCATTATCGGGAAATATGTATACACTGCTCATGGTGGGCTGTTTCGCAGCACAACGGCATACCTCAAGAAATCAAagggaaagaagaaaaggaaaatatcTTTCAATCCTGAACTAAGCATAACATTGTCTCTTGGCATATTTGAAGAATTAAACAAGGCTCAAAGAATGGTTCTGGATCCTCCGTCTGAAGGTTCAAACTTGATTCCTGGTGACGTGCTATGGTCAGATCCATCCATGGATCCCGGTCTTTCTTTGAATCAACTGAGAGGTGCTGGTTTGCTTTGGGGTCCTGACTGCACTGAGGAATTTCTCAAGAAGTTTCAGCTCAAG TTGATTATTAGATCGCATGAAGGCCCTGATGCACGGAAGAAGAGGCCAGGTCTTGGTCTAATGGATAACGGGTTCACCATAGATCACGTTGTGGAGTCAGGGAAGCTCATAACTTTGTTTAGTGCTCCAGACTACCCACAATTTCAG GCAACGGAAGATAGGTACAGAAATAAAGGAGCTTACATCGTTCTAGAACCCCCTACTTTTGATAATCCTGTTATCCGTAGCTTCGAAGCAGTCACTCCAAGACCTCAG GCAACCCCCTTTTATGATTTTGAAGACTTATCTGATTCTGATCAAGAGTCGGACTCTGGGGCGATGGAGACTACCCCGTGA
- the LOC103437887 gene encoding uncharacterized protein: protein MDLWVVAAAAGAGYLTKYWQNISKNGDKDGLLNLPFGDANLDKSESSRHPLDRLGRRKKVGDDVSTDRKKASDAYLLESSCGTEVASTSGYDGEKLGDLVNYKDCNVLSLSHMSPVYSRNENENGDGTWISHDIDDSTGATLPKSSSGEGGSHHVPLKNKSSVRTKRSYGHVIKPVNSLESCLMAQLYKERAEEEHVLTLPSPSSPSMRPLFVTDGNRIISKASGDHFRSQIGIEENKLHKEAYLETNENACGVPPQPKLGYLDLPKKMKSKTGKGRHGKLSSASKLVNGKHLHSEGSLDGAVLLCLGISIGIISSLIANKREVDKLKDLLKQTENLVQDLAEELQMKDSVTVKEIANENYGAQDTCDSSVFDKAPNSFSTEQNMDKYDGKNSYNWKAEESSESMSKIEAELEAELERLGLNMNTSIPERRSIDVAELDPDLMADFAQGELRADLVGGLSVAQSMSNEEASSISTDYHCANYAVSPRELSLRLHEVIQSRLEERVQELEVSLQNSQRKVKLAELKHKDSWRDFSDNHIHSGIHEITNSAETCKTTAEPLVMNLSGEALDAYNEAYEELMKIGESDEEDSPCPIFETFSAQNHSQTQSEQVNGSVGNFAFSKEETLGEDSPCQVFETVKRQSPGQIQSDELDGSVNHFDFSKSSVSGENSDDSDAEMEKQLIRQIVEKAKKGSPVVLHAQRWFRSIDENES from the exons ATGGACTTGTGGGTTGTTGCAGCAGCTGCAGGCGCCGGATATTTGACTAAGTATTGGCAGAACATATCGAAGAATGGGGATAAAGATGGCTTGTTAAATTTGCCTTTTGGGGATGCAAATCTTGACAAATCTGAATCCTCAAGGCATCCTTTAGACAGACTAGGACGCAGAAAGAAAGTGGGTGATGATGTTTCTACTGATAGAAAAAAGGCTTCGGATGCTTACTTGTTAGAAAGTTCTTGTGGGACAGAAGTGGCTTCTACTAGTGGGTATGATGGTGAAAAGCTGGGAGACTTGGTTAATTACAAGGATTGCAATGTACTTTCTTTATCACACATGTCACCGGTATACTCTAGAAATGAAAATGAGAATGGGGATGGGACTTGGATAAGTCATGATATTGATGACAGTACTGGTGCCACATTGCCTAAATCTTCGAGTGGGGAAGGGGGTTCTCATCATGTTCCTCTAAAAAACAAAAGTTCTGTTAGAACTAAGCGTTCGTATGGGCATGTGATTAAGCCAGTAAATTCCTTAGAGAGTTGCCTTATGGCTCAGTTATATAAAGAGCGTGCTGAAGAGGAACATGTGCTTACCCTTCCATCGCCATCTAGTCCAAGTATGAGACCATTGTTTGTGACTGATGGAAACCGAATTATCAGCAAAGCAAGTGGAGATCATTTCAGGTCTCAGATTGGGATCGAGGAAAATAAGCTGCATAAGGAAGCCTATttggaaactaatgaaaatgcatGTGGGGTTCCTCCACAACCAAAACTTGGTTATTTGGATCTGCCCAAGAAGATGAAAAGTAAGACAGGAAAGGGGCGGCATGGAAAATTGAGCAGTGCCAGTAAATTGGTCAATGGAAAACACTTGCATTCTGAAG GTTCACTGGATGGAGCagttcttctttgtcttgggaTTTCTATTGGCATAATATCTTCTTTGATAGCAAATAAAAGAGAAGTTGACAAGTTGAAAGATTTGTTGAAGCAGACCGAGAACTTGGTTCAGGATCTAGCGGAGGAACTCCAAATGAAAGATTCAGTAACAGTGAAGGAAATAGCTAATGAGAATTATGGTGCACAAGATACTTGTGACAGCTCCGTTTTTGACAAGGCACCAAATTCTTTTTCTACTGAACAGAATATGGACAAATATGAtggtaaaaattcatataaCTGGAAAGCAGAAGAGAGTTCTGAGTCGATGAGTAAAATAGAGGCAGAGCTTGAAGCTGAACTTGAGAGGTTGGGGTTAAACATGAACACTTCTATTCCGGAGAGAAGATCGATTGATGTTGCTGAG CTTGACCCAGACTTAATGGCAGATTTTGCTCAAGGCGAGCTGAGAGCTGACTTGGTTGGTGGGCTATCTGTTGCCCAATCCATGTCAAATGAAGAGGCAAGCAGCATCTCTACGGATTATCACTGTGCAAACTATGCAGTTTCTCCCAGAGAGCTTAGCTTGCGTCTGCATGAAGTTATCCAATCAAGACTAGAAGAACGTGTCCAGGAACTTGAGGTGTCTCTACAAAACAGCCAAAGGAAGGTCAAACTCGCAGAGTTGAAGCACAAGGATTCTTGGAGAGACTTCTCAGACAATCACATACATTCCGGAATCCATGAGATTACAAATTCTGCAGAAACTTGCAAAACCACGGCAGAGCCTCTAGTCATGAACTTATCGGGAGAAGCTTTAGATGCGTACAATGAGGCTTACGAAGAGTTGATGAAGATTGGTGAATCAGATGAGGAGGATTCACCTTGTCCGATTTTTGAAACATTCAGTGCTCAGAACCACAGTCAAACTCAAAGTGAACAGGTGAATGGCTCTGTGGGGAATTTTGCTTTCAGTAAAGAGGAAACCTTAGGTGAAGATTCACCTTGTCAAGTTTTTGAAACAGTCAAGCGTCAAAGCCCCGGTCAAATTCAAAGTGACGAGTTAGATGGTTCTGTGAATCATTTTGATTTCAGTAAATCATCTGTCAGTGGGGAGAACAGTGATGATTCCGATGCTGAGATGGAGAAACAGTTGATAAGGCAGATTGTGGAGAAGGCCAAGAAAGGTTCTCCGGTAGTCCTGCATGCACAAAGGTGGTTCCGGTCAATTGATGAGAACGAGAGTTAA
- the LOC103437889 gene encoding glycine-rich RNA-binding protein 4, mitochondrial-like, translating to MAFLSKIGSILRQTANKQIRSEVTPLKLSIHQAIRCMSSMASSKLFIGGISYQTDDQSLREAFQKYGEVVEARIIMDRESGRSRGFGFITFTSSEEASSAIQALDGQELHGRRVRVNYATDRPRPSYNNYGDGQSSYGGGNNYGNYGTGGGDSYGRGNPGYGQGSYNSPGNYPSANAYDAPGGGFGNSNTFGAGTADNFGVGGDNSFGTASAPFGENKTGFGLDDPLEGNDRDDDDAGDFAKRA from the exons ATGGCTTTCTTAAGTAAAATTGGGAGCATACTTAGGCAGACTGCAAACAAGCAGATCAGGTCTGAAGTAACTCCTCTCAAACTGTCCATCCATCAAGCTATAAGATGCATGTCATCCATGGCAAGCTCAAAGCTGTTCATCGGAG GTATTTCGTACCAGACAGATGACCAGAGTCTGAGAGAGgcttttcaaaaatatggtgaaGTTGTTGAGG CAAGAATCATCATGGACCGCGAAAGTGGTAGATCAAGGGGATTTGGATTCATTACCTTCACTTCTAGCGAGGAGGCATCTAGTGCTATCCAGGCCTTGGATGGGCAG GAGCTTCATGGCCGCCGAGTAAGGGTGAATTATGCTACTGACAGGCCTCGCCCCAGCTATAATAACTACGGTGATGGTCAAAGTAGTTATGGTGGTGGAAATAATTATGGTAACTACGGAACCGGCGGAGGTGACAGCTATGGAAGAGGAAACCCTGGATATGGTCAAGGAAGCTACAACAGTCCTGGTAATTATCCAAGTGCAAACGCTTATGATGCTCCCGGTGGAGGTTTTGGCAATAGCAACACTTTTGGTGCTGGTACTGCTGATAACTTCGGTGTTGGTGGCGACAACAGCTTTGGCACTGCTAGTGCTCCATTTGGAGAGAACAAAACTGGCTTTGGCCTGGATGATCCACTGGAAGGAAACGATAGGGACGATGATGATGCTGGTGACTTCGCCAAGAGGGCCTGA
- the LOC103437890 gene encoding presenilin-like protein At2g29900 — MAQNPRPPTILKSLGEELIRIITPVSVCMLLVVLLVTVLNDDASSSSETVNSIATIAYDETASDSSWDKFVGALLNALVFVAVVTVVTFVLVLLFYLRCTRFLKIYMGFSSFVVLGFMGGEVALFLIQDFNVPVDSITFVLVLFNFAVVGVLAVFMSKMAIFVTQGYLVVIGMLVAYWFTLLPEWTTWVLLVAMALYDLAAVLLPVGPLRLLVELAISRDEEIPALVYEARPVTAHDSQGNVGERRVWRDRRNENSSNGNENPGSTSNVNVDHASGLNSSSNLGEFGNVNNDSSLVRAEEGRIPDRGQELSAPLLERVANVPPRRQEDVVASESLLLEGIGLGSSGSIKLGLGDFIFYSVLVGRAAMYDFMTVYACYLAIIGGLGVTLILLALYQKALPALPVSIILGVLIYVLTRLLLEVFVVQCSLNLIMF; from the coding sequence ATGGCCCAAAACCCAAGACCCCCAACAATTCTCAAATCCCTGGGCGAAGAACTGATCAGAATCATCACTCCGGTCTCCGTCTGTATGCTGCTGGTGGTCCTTCTGGTCACAGTCCTAAACGATGACGCTTCATCCTCGTCGGAGACGGTGAACTCAATCGCCACCATTGCCTACGACGAGACCGCTTCGGACTCCTCCTGGGACAAATTCGTGGGTGCCCTCTTAAACGCCCTCGTTTTTGTCGCCGTCGTCACGGTCGTCACGTTCGTTTTGGTGCTCCTTTTTTACCTCCGATGCACCAGGTTCCTCAAAATCTACATGGGTTTTTCGTCTTTTGTTGTTCTGGGATTCATGGGCGGAGAAGTCGCCCTGTTTTTGATTCAGGACTTTAATGTTCCAGTCGATTCGATTAcgtttgttttggtgttgttCAATTTTGCTGTTGTTGGGGTTTTGGCGGTGTTCATGTCGAAAATGGCGATTTTCGTGACGCAGGGCTATTTGGTTGTGATTGGAATGCTGGTTGCTTATTGGTTTACGTTGTTGCCCGAGTGGACAACTTGGGTGCTGTTGGTTGCCATGGCATTGTATGATCTTGCCGCGGTTTTGTTGCCCGTCGGGCCGTTGAGGTTGTTGGTGGAGCTCGCAATCTCTAGGGATGAGGAGATTCCGGCTCTGGTTTACGAGGCCAGGCCCGTGACTGCTCATGATTCTCAGGGTAATGTGGGTGAGAGGAGGGTTTGGAGAGATAGGAGAAATGAGAATTCGAGTAATGGGAATGAGAATCCCGGGTCAACTTCTAATGTCAATGTCGATCACGCTTCTGGTTTGAATTCAAGTTCGAATCTTGGTGAGTTTGGCAATGTTAATAATGATTCGAGTTTGGTTAGAGCCGAAGAGGGGCGGATTCCAGATAGGGGTCAAGAGCTATCTGCCCCATTACTTGAGCGTGTAGCAAATGTTCCACCTCGCAGGCAGGAAGATGTTGTGGCGAGTGAAAGCTTGTTGCTTGAGGGCATCGGATTGGGGTCCTCCGGTTCAATCAAGCTGGGATTGGGAGACTTCATCTTCTACAGTGTTTTAGTCGGGAGGGCAGCAATGTATGATTTTATGACCGTGTATGCGTGTTATCTTGCCATCATAGGTGGCCTTGGAGTTACTCTGATACTGTTAGCTTTGTATCAGAAAGCTCTGCCAGCTCTTCCGGTGTCAATAATACTCGGCGTACTGATTTATGTATTGACACGGCTCTTACTCGAAGTTTTCGTTGTACAATGTTCCTTGAACCTCATTATGTTCTAG
- the LOC103438199 gene encoding uncharacterized protein codes for MGSADEGNRLSPPSSSPSTSLPTFLDTPHEESTTEAAPKTTTTLQQPDQDNNVVETLDPGFNQTTLQGVEHGDGTRDSDTKKSPAATTHCGIDIAGKGSSGSGGLDPSNQLNELRTDPITALGEANTSTVGENLSYSQVSDCSEAFELGANAATDEDFAAYAGTEPAQDVQPSDGLEGSHSQPAVDASGSATQSPPTQVMERPGDPTSSPYRIPDYVFARNKSTSPMEWSPASNESLFSIQMGNMSFTRDEFNWLCKSGELGLPGEVSYLPSGPCSIDFTSNQPPAKQTAQSAENASNNKGNVKEEPSLRATEAKAVETMREVIRENAESHEKEKAPTAGEGGKYHSACLSHVSDGSTKSFAFPILAGDGDINVSLRGEGAKHKHQPGSKPTSQRQSQPQTREETPEASSQASKPTPIEPKCRWGLSCFSCCPSCCT; via the exons ATGGGATCGGCAGATGAGGGAAATAGGTTAAGCCCTCCCTCCTCTTCCCCCTCCACCTCGTTACCAACATTTTTGGACACTCCCCACGAAGAGTCCACCACGGAAGCAGCCCCCAAAACCACAACGACCTTGCAACAACCTGATCAGGACAACAATGTCGTAGAAACTTTGGATCCCGGATTCAATCAGACAACATTACAAGGTGTGGAACATGGAGATGGAACAAGAGACAGCGATACGAAGAAAAGCCCTGCAGCTACAACTCACTGTGGAATTGATATTGCAGGCAAAGGAAGCAGCGGGTCAGGCGGATTAGACCCGTCCAATCAGTTGAATGAGTTGAGGACGGATCCAATTACCGCTCTAGGCGAAGCTAACACTTCTACCGTAGGAGAAAATTTAAGTTACTCTCAGGTATCTGATTGTTCCGAAGCCTTTGAATTGGGTGCAAATGCAGCCACTGACGAGGATTTTGCCGCCTATGCGGGCACAGAGCCCGCACAGGACGTGCAACCTAGTGATGGACTAGAAGGGTCGCATTCTCAACCAGCAGTTGATGCAAGCGGTTCAGCAACACAATCTCCGCCAACGCAGGTGATGGAGAGGCCAGGCGACCCTACATCCTCACCGTATAGGATTCCGGATTACGTGTTTGCTAGGAACAAATCAACATCCCCAATGGAATGGAGCCCCGCTTCCAACGAGTCATTGTTCAGCATTCAGATGGGAAATATGAGTTTTACCAGGGACGAGTTTAACTGGTTGTGTAAATCCGGTGAATTGGGTTTACCTGGTGAGGTAAGTTACTTGCCTAGTGGTCCATGCAGCATTGACTTCACAAGCAACCAGCCTCCGGCTAAGCAAACGGCGCAATCAGCAGAGAATGCTTCCAATAACAAAGGCAATGTGAAGGAGGAGCCGAGCCTGAGGGCAACCGAAGCGAAAGCTGTGGAAACCATGAGAGAAGTTATAAGGGAAAATGCAGAAAGTCATGAGAAGGAGAAGGCACCCACCGCGGGCGAGGGCGGCAAGTATCATTCAGCTTGCCTCTCTCATGTTTCGGATGGAAGTACAAAATCTTTTGCATTCCCAAT ATTGGCAGGGGACGGAGACATAAATGTTTCGCTACGGGGAGAAGGAGCGAAACACAAGCACCAACCGGGGTCAAAGCCAACGTCTCAGCGACAATCGCAGCCGCAGACACGGGAAGAAACACCGGAAGCATCTTCTCAGGCCTCGAAACCAACCCCAATTGAACCCAAGTGCAGATGGGGGCTGTCTTGCTTCTCTTGTTGCCCATCATGCTGTACTTAG